The genomic stretch TTATTTGAATACATCCGTAAAGCTTTGGGTACAATGCCACCAGAGTTTCAAGGTATTGAAGATCCTTTAGGATTTTCAATTTTGGGTTTGTTGTTAGGTTTAGTATTTAGTATTACTAATTCTCCCAGTTATTTAGGTGCTTTGAGAGCAGGTGCAGGTTTTGAGTACACAGGCCCAAATTATGTAGATATTGATACACAATTTCAGTCTGTTGACCAAAAAATTCCCTATATAGATAATTCATTACTCAAGTTTGTAAGTGAAGGTGATACCTATGAAATTGAAGAAGGTTTATCAATTCAATTACCGGGGACTGGAACGATTAGAATCGGTTCTGCTGTGAAAAAATCACATATTTATATCCCGAATTTACCTCTTCATGTTGCTGATTTAATCTTAAAAAAACGCGAAGCAATTTTGTCTCCTAATCCTCAGTCTTTCAAAACTATAGAGGTCAACGGTGAACGCTTAACATCCCGCCGAGAGATTCGTTTAAAACACAACTATGTTTTGACATTTCATACAGTAAAGACAGATGGCAACAATGAAGAAAAATTTTATCGTTTCGTCTACTACAATCGATTTCTTGACCCGCAAGCTTAGTTTATCAATGCTCATGGTAGCTGCGTTTGCATCTCCCAGTTTTGGACAAGCCAAAGTAGCAGAAATTGTGGGTAAGCCTACTGTTAATGATGACCGAGTGACTATTCGCATCAAAGTCAAAAGTGCCGAAGAAAGACCAATTATGGGTCTACAAGATACTGATTTTAAATTATTAGTAGATCAAAAAGAAGCTGTATTTAAAAATAAAGATTGGAAAAGTCCAGAAGAAACTACACCACCACCAGCCTGGATTATCGTCCTACTAGATTTTAGTGGCAGTATGAACAAGCTAGATAGTAGAGGGACAAAAAAAATTGAGGGGGCAATTAAAGCCATTCGCCAGTTAACTAGCGTCTTAAAAGACCGTGGAGAAAATACCCAAGTAGCAATTGTTCCTTTTGGTGAAGCTGGTGCTAATTGTCCTCAAGGATATCCTGTGAATAAAGATACTCTTGATAAGTTTTTTGCTGCTAATGATTTTAAGCTACAAAATAATCTTGATTACTTAGCAAGTTTAACTCCCTGCGCTTCTACCAACCTTTACGAACCTTTAAAAAAAGCAGTCAAGTTCTTAGCCAATACGTCAGACTCTCGCTTTTATCTGCCTAAAGATTCTCCTCAAACCCCACCTAGACTTTCAATTATTCTTCTGTCTGATGGTTATCACAACTTTGCCAATGAAGCCCAGGATTTTCAAAGTTTAACCACTCTTTTAAAAAGAAACACTAATATCATAGTTCATACTTTGGGGTATGGTTTAACCCCCGAACAATTAGCTCAAAAATATAAGCTTGGTAAACCAGCTACTCGTGCAGATATTAATAGCGGTAAGGTTCCAGAAGCAGAATTTGTAGATCAACAAAGGTTAGCTGAAATAGCCAAAATTACCGGCGGAATAGCTGAGTTTTCGGGAGATGCGGAAGCCATTGCTGAAAATCTCCGAATTTTCCTCAATGCTTTGCTAGGAGAGTACGAAATTAC from Trichormus variabilis 0441 encodes the following:
- a CDS encoding vWA domain-containing protein, which translates into the protein MLMVAAFASPSFGQAKVAEIVGKPTVNDDRVTIRIKVKSAEERPIMGLQDTDFKLLVDQKEAVFKNKDWKSPEETTPPPAWIIVLLDFSGSMNKLDSRGTKKIEGAIKAIRQLTSVLKDRGENTQVAIVPFGEAGANCPQGYPVNKDTLDKFFAANDFKLQNNLDYLASLTPCASTNLYEPLKKAVKFLANTSDSRFYLPKDSPQTPPRLSIILLSDGYHNFANEAQDFQSLTTLLKRNTNIIVHTLGYGLTPEQLAQKYKLGKPATRADINSGKVPEAEFVDQQRLAEIAKITGGIAEFSGDAEAIAENLRIFLNALLGEYEITYTQPNAERGSKHDVQVVVTSSTNKPVKSPAKAYTITVFGRSLPLAVRLAMLACILVLISLGGILPFYFWGQHLKKEALGD